Proteins from a single region of Heterodontus francisci isolate sHetFra1 chromosome 29, sHetFra1.hap1, whole genome shotgun sequence:
- the LOC137345956 gene encoding probable G-protein coupled receptor 139, with the protein MMAMVVGDLMVLIFNVIVNQIIKYHFPDSLLNYTSACRFTVFMQGFSIQLSIWFTMSFTFDRFVTICCQKLKSRYCTERTATMVVTTMCVLNILINIPMPFRYEPDYILNNIQWGCRTITGYFTSPAWKVHQWITNLSSTLLPIPLLLLLNSLTVRHILLASGARKTLKSHNNGKTGSDPEMKNRRTSIILLFAISGTFIVLSAPITVIHICVGVTQTVTFQGSNSLYLAIRITFLLMCSSSCTNTCIYALTQRRFRAEIRNMVKYPYYLIVKLFK; encoded by the coding sequence ATGATGGCCATGGTAGTGGGAGACCTCATGGTCCTTATCTTTAATGTTATTGTGAACCAAATCATCAAGTATCATTTTCCAGATTCACTGCTGAACTACACTTCCGCGTGTCGTTTTACTGTCTTCATGCAAGGGTTTAGCATTCAGCTCTCTATCTGGTTCACAATGTCGTTCACCTTTGACCGTTTCGTCACAATTTGTTGCCAGAAATTGAAATCAAGATATTGCACCGAAAGGACAGCCACCATGGTTGTAACGACCATGTGTGTGCTCAACATTTTGATCAATATTCCCATGCCTTTCCGCTATGAACCCGATTATATTCTCAACAATATACAGTGGGGCTGCCGCACCATCACAGGATATTTTACTTCACCCGCATGGAAGGTTCACCAATGGATTACAAACCTCTCAAGTACATTACTTCCAATTCCTTTGCTGCTGCTGTTGAACTCTCTCACCGTCAGGCACATTTTATTAGCCAGTGGAGCTCGCAAAACCCTGAAGAGCCACAACAATGGAAAAACCGGCAGTGATCCCGAGATGAAGAACAGAAGAACATCCATCATTCTACTCTTTGCTATCTCGGGCACTTTTATTGTGTTGTCGGCGCCTATTACCGTAATACACATCTGTGTCGGTGTCACACAGACAGTCACTTTCCAAGGTTCAAACTCACTTTATTTAGCAATTAGAATCACATTTCTGTTGATGTGCTCCAGCTCCTGtacaaacacttgtatttatgcaCTGACACAAAGGAGATTCAGAGCGGAGATCAGGAATATGGTGAAATATCCGTattatctcattgttaaattatttaAATAA